Sequence from the Thermocoleostomius sinensis A174 genome:
ACATCACCAGACTGCCAGGGAATAATACCCAACAACGCCTGCACCAAGGTGCTTTTTCCTGCCCCGTTTGGGCCAATTAAAGCCGTATCAGTGCCTGCCTCTAACGCAAACGATACATCGTGAACAACTTGATGCGTGCCTCGATAAACACTTAGTCGTTCAACCGCCAACACAGTTTCCATCAATGCGCTGCCCCGCCTGCCATGCTTAGCCTACTATGCGGTAAGGCAATCGAGCAGAGCGATCGAACGGGGAAACTGAGCGACCGTCCATCTCAGGGTAGAGGCTTGGGATTGTTCAAAAGCAGACCTGAGGTTTTCAACGTTTTCCCGCATGATTCTTAGGTAATAGTCTGCGGATAGACTGTCCGACCCACCTGTTTCCATCGGATCAAAACTGCTGACCTGCACATCCAAATCACTTGCCAGGGCCGAAAACTTGCTGTTGCTGGCTTGAGGTTCCGTCAGTAGAACCTTCAGATTAGCGCTGCCTGCGGTTTCTAATACCCGTTTTACATCATCGGGCGAGGGATTCTCTTCAGGCAAACCAACTAAATACTCTGCCTCTAAGGCATAGCGTTGGGCAAAGTAAAAAGCAAAGTCGTGATAGGTGACAAACTTCTGCCCCCTATAGGGTTGCAGCATTTCAGCAATTTCCGCATCGAGCGTTTCCAACTCCTGAATGTAAGCGGCTGCATTTTCGGTGTAGATGGCTTCACCCTCTGGATCAACAGCAATTAGACCGTCGCGGATGTTCTCCACTTGTTGAATGGCCTTTTGGGGATCAAGCCAAATATGCGGATCGAACTCACCATGAGCATGGGCATGGGACGTGCCTGTGGTTGCAGTAGACAGATCTTCCTGATCGTGAGCGTGATCATGATCGTGGGCGTGATCGCCGTGGGCATGAGCTTCATCATGTGCGTGGCTATGTCCGTATGGCTCTTCGTTTGCAATGGGTACAATGCCTTCGCTGGTGTCGATAACCTGCAAATTTGGATTGTTGGCATTTTCGATCAAGCTGTCGAGAAACGTTTCTAGTTCTAATCCGTTTTGCACCAACACATCCGCCGCTGCGATCGCGCGCACATCATCGGGTTTAGCTTGAAAATCGTGAGGGCCAACGTTAGGAGGCAACAAATAGGTTACTTCAGCCCGATCACCTGCCACAGCTTCTGTAAAGTTTGTGACAGGAATGGTCGTCGTGACAATGGTCAACGTTTCGGCATCGGACGTGTCAGCAGAAGCTACCGGATTCGTGGTATCTGTGCCCGCAGAATCGGTTGCTGTGGGTGTAGATGGTGCACAGCTACCTAGACCGGTCGCAAAGGTAGCGATTGCACTCAACAGCACCAATTTACGAGAAAGCTTAGGGGGACGGGAAGATAGATTGCTTAACTGAGACATGATCTTGTCAGTAAGAACGCAACTACTTAGCAGATGATGTCGAAACATTAGAAACCTGCGATCGAACCGGGATTGCTCCAACGGTTCCTGTCAAGAGACAGCCACAACTGGGCCGATCTACTAAACTTCAATAATGATAACGATTCTCTTGCTCAAAAAACTAAAAAGATAATAATTCTCATTGTCTACATCCTCAGAAGGCGATCAAAGGGTGTTCAAGCCAGGGATTTTGAGCACTAGCGAAGCCACCTATCATCCCTGCTTCTATCGTTGGTATAGAAGTTTGCATCTTTAAGCAAGTTTTATCTCCACCTTTGGGCCTGGATGAAACGTACCTTCTGACAGACAAATAGGAAGGGGGGATGGCGATAAGTTGAGTAGTGTTGCTCCTTACAAGTAGCGATTAACTCGAAAAATTTACAACCTACCAGGTATGAAGGAGATTAGAATGCGTCTAACCAAAAGCGAAAATCTTTTCAAGAAGTTAGCAGTGATTGCTGGACTGGCTGGTGCAAGTGCACTGATGGGCTTACCAGTGATGGCAATGGAGAGCCTTGTTGCCCAAAGTGGCACCACTAGAAATCCTGTCAACCCAGCAAACCCCGATGCAACGGGTGGTGGCGCGTTTGAACAAGAGCCTTCGGGTCAGCCCTTGCCTTCCACACCTGGCACCACCGACCAAATGAACCAGGACGGCACCATGATGGACGAAAGCACAGGCGGCGGTGCTGGTGGTGTTGAGCAAACCAATCCTGTCAACCCTGCAAACCCCGATGCAACAGGTGGCGGCGCGTTTGAACGAGAGCCTTCGGGTCAGCCCTTGCCTTCCACACCTGGCACCACCGATGATTCTAATGACTTTGGTACTCCTCAAAGCGGTACCACCACTGATGATGCAGTGGGCGGCGGTGCTGGTGGCGCGGCGGGAACTGGAGCAGTGCGTGCACTATGGTAAGGATTTGATTTGATAGTGAAGTTGAGCAATAGTTTCATTTATGTATACGTTGCTCATCCATCCATAATAAGAGCATAACGGCAACTCCTCCCTTGACCTGTTTATAACCCAACTGGTTGTAACCCGCAGAGTGGAGGAGTTTCACTGTAGACGATCGAAATCTAGTAGGAAGGAAGCGTCTCCTGAGAAGCGCTATGCTGATGGGGTGGAAACATAGCACCCTGCGTGAGTCCATGCTGTGTGCTTAGATCATAATCAATGTCTCGCTGATTATAGTGCTGCACAATTTGTCGCGTGGTTCTACTGATAGCTTCTCTCAATGCAGTACAGGAAGGATAAGCCGGAAACTGATTTAATGTACGGGTAATTTCGGTAGCAGCCGCAACGCCGTGCGCCATATGTCCGTTTTCATGAAGTTGCAGTGCTCCTACATACTGATTCCAAGCAGCAACCACGGAACCAGACGCCTCTGCTGGAACATTCCACCACGGTAACGTAAATGTGACATCCACGCTGCTTTCAACCCCAGTCACCGTACAGCCCTCGTTTGTAGTGGCGTAGTTATAAGACCAGCGCACATGCCAGTGTGTATAGCCGTCGTATGGGCGTTCGGCTAATTCGCCGTGGGGGCCGTATCGCAACATTTCAGCCCGCAAATCCATAGCCGTTGTACCGGAAATAGGATAGTAATTGTAGTGGACACGCACGATCGGAGTAGGCGTTTTCTCAAGTGTGATGTCAGGAATGGTAGGCGCAGGGGACGGAACACTGGCCGAGGCAAGAGTGGAAGTAAGCAACCAGGGAACAACAAGTTGAAAATTGAACACATCTATGCCTTTAGATAGAGGTCATATTCACAGGATTCCCTACATTTTGTTGTATCTCCGTATCGTGCAGCATTATTTAAGATGATTTCAGAAAACTTTATTTTTTTTTGCTTTATTCTGCTAAAGCGCTAGACTTTCAGTCAGAAGTATGGCCTTGCGTATTTTGAACAAGCGACCTTGCGTCGTTTTAAGCTTTGCGCTTTAAGTTTTGAATTTAAAAAAGAGGATGAAAACAATGGAGCGATCGAAATCAGCGCAGCCCTCCGATTCAGGTCCTAATTCAGCTAAAACCAACCAACCAAAATCTACTATTGAGGCTTTAAACGAGCTTGATGCAACTATTCACTCAGAGGAACAAGGTCTAGACGAAGTTAAGGTAAGCCTAGATGATCTTAATCGCATGGCTGAAGAGGACGATAGGTTTGTTGAAGGGAACACTGAGGATGATTCTGACTTTGATGCGAATCCTGATGCAAATCAGAATGCCCCTGAATCTTCTAGGTCATTAGATTAGTAACTCATTCAGTAACAAAAGTAAACGAGAGAACTATAAGCCATCGTTAAAACGCCAAAAGGTCTAATGTCCGTTTGATGGAGCTTCAGTTCTCTCGTAAATTCAGAGTGCTAGCTAGTAGCGTATTCGGTTTATATTTTTATTGCGTCTATCAAAGGATTAACTAGCCATTACACGCACCTGTGCCAATCAGTACAGTTCATACCATCATAGTGCTAGTTTTCGTCACGGCCGTGCATCTCTGCGGGGGGACTGGTTGCTTCGATCGCAGTAAAGGGTTCTAAGATTTTGTAGGTGTGATTTGCGCCAGCCGGAACAACCCAAGAACTGCCCGGCTCAAGTAAAATCATTTGTCCCTCAATGTACAGTTCAGCAAACCCATCAATTACATATCCAACGGTTTCATAATCTCGCCGTGATTCCGGTTTAGAGTCTCCGGGGTGTTCTTTCTCCCAAAGCCGCATCGATACCCGTTTGCCAGACGCTAAATATTTTTGCCCCATTTCGCCTATGGGTGAGGATTGAGAGTCAACTTTAGTTACACTTGTATCCGTCATGATTTTCTCCTTAAAGACTAGCGGCGTTCACGTAGAAGCTGCAATTTGTGGCTATTGCCAGTGTTAAATTTGCGCGTAATTCAGTTTGCTGATTATCTTGACATATAACAGCGATCGTGTGCTCTACCAATCGTTAGGCTTTTGCTTGAATTGCGCAGAATTAATTCATCAATTGCATGATGTTATCTTCTTATCTTTAGCACCCGCACCTGACAAATTTCCTGTCATTTGTATCAGAACTGAGTCCGTTCAGCCCTTTCGCCCCTTGGCTCTCCAGGTTTGGAAGTAACTGGATTGAAGTTCCCCAAGTGTGGGAGGTTGAAAGGGCAAGTGCGCAAGTCAAGGATGTCTAGGGTTAGCTTGGAGTAGAATGCAAAAACTCCGACGCAGGGTAGGTATTGTGTGCACACCAGTCTTTCACCCGATCGCCAATGAGGATTGCTTCCTGGCTAGACAAATCATGTCGCCAACGTCCTACTTGTGCCGAATTAATGTGATTCATGTGCAGTAACGTTTCTTCGTCATGATAATCGACAATTTCGCGATGATCGTTGGGTGCTAGGGGCGTTTGCAGTAAGGTGTTGGTAAACTGTTGAATTCGCACCTGTTGAATCTCGATGGAGTAATCTGCGGCAATTGCTTGACACTCATTTGGCTTCAAGTTGATGCCGAGATGCTTAGCGATTCGATCGACTTCATGGGGAAGATCAGACATGATAGTTTCATAGCGAGAAATCAAAACATTGGGTAATTCAGTCCAGCGCTTGTGGTTTTCCAAACATTGCTCAATGAATCCTTCCTCCCAAACAGAGTCAAAGGATTTGTTACGTTGTCTCATGCTAGAAACAAAAACATCTCGAATGTCACGAAATGTATAAATTCCGATTGCATTCCCTTGCCAAAACTCTGCTGCGATTGGTTCGGTACAGGTATGAACTTTGATCACTTTTAACTCAGGCTCATGAATATATCGATCGCGCACTGCATTAAACCGCAGGGCATCAATCCAGCCAATTTGCTGACCCAATTGATTGTCTTTGACAAGCCGTGAAGTAATTTGAAACTGTAAGGTAGAAGCAGAGCGATACATCCCACAACAGAAGACCCACATATCATTCCTCTACATCATCTGCAATAACTGCAATAACAATGAGATGATAGTGAGAAAACTCAGGATTGCCAATGCAAAGTCCCCTGTGGACAGAGAATGCTGAGGCGGTTATCGAGCCATTTCTCAAATAAGTCATTTAGCAATCGTTGCCGCATTGGTTCATCCAGTTGCGCTGCTATTCGTTGTTCGACTCGTAAAATGATCCACCATTCGCCCAGTTGCATCGGAGGTTGAAGCTGTCCCAAGGGACTATGGGCAAGAAGTTGTGCAAACGCAGGATGATAGCTTCCTATCTCTATAGGCCCAATTAACCCTTCCGTTTGCGCTTCGGTTCCTTGAGAGTAGAGTCGAGCTAGTTCTGCGAAGGACTGTTCGTTAGAGTTGATGCGGAAATACAATTCATTGAGGAGATCTCGATCATGCGTGCGAATCAATGAATAAATTACTTTTGTGAGTTGGTGTTGCCGCTGTAAGAAATACAGATCAATTTGATCTCCCCATTTGAGTTGCTTAAATTTCTCAATCTTTAGCCGTCGAATTACTTGCTGGTCTTCCTGTGGCAACTCAATTTGTAATTCAGTGTCATATTTAGAGGTTAAATTCTCGGTTGCTTGTTTCTCAATTTTGATGGCTGCAAGCTCATCATTGGATATGAGCACTGATTCGATCGCTTGATCAAGAACCAATTCACGCACTAAATCCAGCAACAGATGATAGCGGATGAGCAGTGGTAGTACCTCGTCTGAGGCGATCGATTGATGATTCACCTGTAAGACTGTATTCATGATCCAGACTCACCAGAGAAGGATGCACGTAAACGGGGGCGTTTCCGCCCCCATTCTTGTTAAGGGTTATGAGATAGACAATGTGTAAGGTGTGCTGCCAGTGCTGGGGAAGAGATAAACCTGCGCAAAGTAGTTGTTGCCCGGTGACAAGAACGCTGAGATTTGCTCAGACGACGTACCACCCGCTAGTGAAGTACTAATGACCTCACCACTATCGACAACGCCATTATTGTTGATATCTCGAATGAGCCGCAGGTCGGCATCAGCTTGCAGCCCCGTTAGCGAAAGGTTGACAGTTCGAGACGATGAAACGCCAAAGCGGAAAGTGTCGGCTGCATCGTTGGTACTTACAGAGTCAAAATGAGTGGTTGTTCCAGTAAGGACGCCCACGTTGGTTTCGGTGGGTAGAAGATTGCTAGGTGAGAAACCAGACGAACCTGTATTCGACATTTTCAGCGTATAGTTCACATTGTTGCCGCTAAACAGGTAGGTTTGTAGGAAATAGGTGCCTGCCGCCAGATTGCGCACATTAATTGCTTCGTCATTTGTACTCCCTGCCTGCGATCGCACCACTTCATCCCCAACATCGACAATGCCATTGTTGTTGCTGTCGCGGATCAAGCGCATATCCACATCTCCGCCCGAAATACCAGTCAAAGAGGCGTTAAAGTTGCCCGCACTGCCCATAGTAAAGCGGTACAAATTCTCCGAATCATTCGTGCTGACAAAGTTTGTTTGAGTGAATGGAGTACTGCTCAACGTGCCAGCATTCACATCGTTCGTCAACAGATTTCCCGGACGAAAGCCACCATTGGACATTCGCAGCGTATAGTTCGCATTGTTGCCGCTGAACAGGTAGGTTTGTAGGAAATAGGTGCCTGCCGCCAGATTGCGCACATTAATGGCCTCATCAAGATTGCTACCGCGTGTTGAAGAAGCAATTACTACATCGCGTCCAGTTAACACCCGATCGCCGTCTACATCTCGAATCAGCCGCATGTCCACATCAGTTCCAGCGGTGATATTAGTGAGTGACGCATTGTAGTTGCCGACGCTGCCCATCGTGAAACGAGTGACATCTGCTGTATCATTAGTGCCAACGGAATCATTGCGCACATAGGGGGCTGCTCGCAAAACTCCAGCATCAGCTTCAACGGGAAGCAAGTTACTGGGGTTGAAGTTAGACAAACTGAGGCGATAGTTCGTATTGCTGCTGCCAAACCGGCGCACCTGAGCAATATAAGAACCGGGTAAACTGACACGCACATTGATGGCGTCATCGGCATTGCCCCCTGCGCTCGATTGAGAGACGAGTTGATCGCGGAAATCAATGATACCGTTGTTGTTGACGTCTCGATACAGATATAGATCGGCATCTTGAGACATTCCAGTCAACGCAGCGTTAATATAATTGTTTGAGCCAGTGAGGAAAAAGCGAAAGGTATCTTCAGGATCGACGTTGCCAACAAAATTGTTGAAGCTACGAGTACGACCAGACGGAAACAAACCCAATTCAAATTCTGCCATGGGTATACCCCCCTGATTTTGATTAAATTAGGAAATAAATGGTTGAATCAATCAGTTAAGCGAGGAACCAAACAAATAAACCAAACGTATAAATAATAAAGCGGTATTCAGGAGACGCATTGATGAATATCTAGACTTTCTACCATGACAACCAGATTGACAATAGGAATGTAAAGACTGGAAGTCAGAAAAAGGTCAGAAAAAGGTCAGAAAAAGGTCAGATGATTTGGACTTTTAAACAGACCGTAGTCCTGAGTAGTCAATCACTTGATCAACCGATTGAAGATGACGGTAAGTTTTCAATCAATCTACTAGTTCGGCGCAACAAATTGACAACCTTCGTTGAATTATTTGACAAACTTTAATCTTATCTAAGCGAGAATATTTGTAGGGAGGTTCGCCAATCATTTCAGGTAATCCCGTGATTGCTTGTAGCTAAATCAGCCAACAGGTTTCTAATCTAGACTGCGCCATAGGTACCAAGACGCGATCGAGCGATAGGGCTGCCATTTTTGCCCAAAGGCTTCTACTAGTTTCTTGTTGGGTAACTGATCTAGACTATATAGATTACGAATGCCTACTCGCACACCTAAATCATCCACCGGAAGCACATCTAAGCGATGTAACCGAAAAATTAGCAGCATTTGAGCTGTCCATCGCCCGATTCCCTTTACCTGCGTCAATGTAGTAATAATTGCTTCATCGTTCAGCCCCTCTAATTCTGCCAACGTTGGCAAACCAGCCAGAATTTTTTGGGCCAGATCTTTGATGTAGAGCGCTTTGGCCCGCGACAGCCCCGCCTGACGCAAGACTTCATCCGGCGTGTTAAGAATATCGATCGCCCTCAGTCCAGGTTTGTCTCTGTAAAGCTGAAGAAACCGACGGTGAATAGTAGCGGCAGCTTTGCCAGAAAGCTGTTGATAAATAATAGACTCGGCAAGGGAATACAGTAAATCTCCGGTTTGCTGTTGTTGCAATAGGGTGCAATCACCGACCCGATCGATCAGAGTGGCCAAAATCGGATCAGCCTGTTTCAACGTTGTTAGGGCAATTGAGTAGCTCATTTCGATTTCAATGATATTCAGGCCTAATTCCCCTGCCGTCTGCGACACCTCATCCTGCTAGGGAGAGGTTAGGAGGGTTTTCATCTACCGCATTCACCATTGAAATTGGTATCAATTCGAGGACCGGCAACTTGGTTTGATTTTAGTACAAAAATAGTACTAAACGATCGCTGACAGCATGTGATGATCCTCGGTAAATTTGCAACTTTACATAATCAGTCCTTCGGCCAGTTGGTGTGAAAAGGCTGCCCCCCTTACCATGCCGTCCGTTTCAGCCCTCACCCTCAATCCCTCTTCCCTGTTGAGAGAGGGACTTGATCTGGCTCCCCGTCACCCTGTTTGGGAGCAGGGGCTGGAGAATGAGGGCGGTTCAGGATAAAAGTATTCGGACTATGGATCATTCTGATGGTTAGGACTAAATCGTGTTATTCTGGGAAAGACTCGGACTCATGCGGTTACAACGCCCAAACCTTGTCAGGACCGGAAGGTAGCAGCAATACGGGATGCTTGTAGCAGGCGTGAACTCCGGGTCACTTTTTTAAGGAGCTAGAAAATAAAGGTGTACGGATTATCTGAAGAGCAAGTGATTTAAGGACAAGTTAGTCACCCGTGCAATGGAAACTAAGGAACTTGTAGCGCGTCACCACAGGTGTTACAGTATTGCTTCTGGGTCCACTTTGCTTAATTCTTAGATCTGTGGGCACTTCTCCCCGTTTGCTCCTATCCTAGAAGCTATAGCC
This genomic interval carries:
- a CDS encoding peptidylprolyl isomerase — encoded protein: MNTVLQVNHQSIASDEVLPLLIRYHLLLDLVRELVLDQAIESVLISNDELAAIKIEKQATENLTSKYDTELQIELPQEDQQVIRRLKIEKFKQLKWGDQIDLYFLQRQHQLTKVIYSLIRTHDRDLLNELYFRINSNEQSFAELARLYSQGTEAQTEGLIGPIEIGSYHPAFAQLLAHSPLGQLQPPMQLGEWWIILRVEQRIAAQLDEPMRQRLLNDLFEKWLDNRLSILCPQGTLHWQS
- a CDS encoding metal ABC transporter solute-binding protein, Zn/Mn family, which codes for MSQLSNLSSRPPKLSRKLVLLSAIATFATGLGSCAPSTPTATDSAGTDTTNPVASADTSDAETLTIVTTTIPVTNFTEAVAGDRAEVTYLLPPNVGPHDFQAKPDDVRAIAAADVLVQNGLELETFLDSLIENANNPNLQVIDTSEGIVPIANEEPYGHSHAHDEAHAHGDHAHDHDHAHDQEDLSTATTGTSHAHAHGEFDPHIWLDPQKAIQQVENIRDGLIAVDPEGEAIYTENAAAYIQELETLDAEIAEMLQPYRGQKFVTYHDFAFYFAQRYALEAEYLVGLPEENPSPDDVKRVLETAGSANLKVLLTEPQASNSKFSALASDLDVQVSSFDPMETGGSDSLSADYYLRIMRENVENLRSAFEQSQASTLRWTVAQFPRSIALLDCLTA
- a CDS encoding PPC domain-containing protein, coding for MAEFELGLFPSGRTRSFNNFVGNVDPEDTFRFFLTGSNNYINAALTGMSQDADLYLYRDVNNNGIIDFRDQLVSQSSAGGNADDAINVRVSLPGSYIAQVRRFGSSNTNYRLSLSNFNPSNLLPVEADAGVLRAAPYVRNDSVGTNDTADVTRFTMGSVGNYNASLTNITAGTDVDMRLIRDVDGDRVLTGRDVVIASSTRGSNLDEAINVRNLAAGTYFLQTYLFSGNNANYTLRMSNGGFRPGNLLTNDVNAGTLSSTPFTQTNFVSTNDSENLYRFTMGSAGNFNASLTGISGGDVDMRLIRDSNNNGIVDVGDEVVRSQAGSTNDEAINVRNLAAGTYFLQTYLFSGNNVNYTLKMSNTGSSGFSPSNLLPTETNVGVLTGTTTHFDSVSTNDAADTFRFGVSSSRTVNLSLTGLQADADLRLIRDINNNGVVDSGEVISTSLAGGTSSEQISAFLSPGNNYFAQVYLFPSTGSTPYTLSIS
- a CDS encoding sulfotransferase domain-containing protein, whose product is MYRSASTLQFQITSRLVKDNQLGQQIGWIDALRFNAVRDRYIHEPELKVIKVHTCTEPIAAEFWQGNAIGIYTFRDIRDVFVSSMRQRNKSFDSVWEEGFIEQCLENHKRWTELPNVLISRYETIMSDLPHEVDRIAKHLGINLKPNECQAIAADYSIEIQQVRIQQFTNTLLQTPLAPNDHREIVDYHDEETLLHMNHINSAQVGRWRHDLSSQEAILIGDRVKDWCAHNTYPASEFLHSTPS
- a CDS encoding cupin domain-containing protein, giving the protein MTDTSVTKVDSQSSPIGEMGQKYLASGKRVSMRLWEKEHPGDSKPESRRDYETVGYVIDGFAELYIEGQMILLEPGSSWVVPAGANHTYKILEPFTAIEATSPPAEMHGRDEN
- a CDS encoding DNA-3-methyladenine glycosylase family protein; the protein is MSYSIALTTLKQADPILATLIDRVGDCTLLQQQQTGDLLYSLAESIIYQQLSGKAAATIHRRFLQLYRDKPGLRAIDILNTPDEVLRQAGLSRAKALYIKDLAQKILAGLPTLAELEGLNDEAIITTLTQVKGIGRWTAQMLLIFRLHRLDVLPVDDLGVRVGIRNLYSLDQLPNKKLVEAFGQKWQPYRSIASWYLWRSLD
- a CDS encoding DUF922 domain-containing Zn-dependent protease, which gives rise to MFNFQLVVPWLLTSTLASASVPSPAPTIPDITLEKTPTPIVRVHYNYYPISGTTAMDLRAEMLRYGPHGELAERPYDGYTHWHVRWSYNYATTNEGCTVTGVESSVDVTFTLPWWNVPAEASGSVVAAWNQYVGALQLHENGHMAHGVAAATEITRTLNQFPAYPSCTALREAISRTTRQIVQHYNQRDIDYDLSTQHGLTQGAMFPPHQHSASQETLPSY